Genomic segment of Apium graveolens cultivar Ventura chromosome 7, ASM990537v1, whole genome shotgun sequence:
GTACAAGATTACTGGACCCATATCTTCACCTGTTAGCTTGCTCAGCAGATTCCTCAGCCAAACAGCTTGACAAGCTGATGTCGTCCCTGCCATAAACTCTGTCTCGCACGAAGACAAGGCCACACACCTTTGTTTCTGTGAGACCCATGTGATGAGGTTATCGTTTAAGTAAAATACCATTCCTCTTGTACTCTTCCTGTCATCTGTTTGTCC
This window contains:
- the LOC141674760 gene encoding secreted RxLR effector protein 161-like, which produces MEKRTVLHMNAVKCILRYVKGTINYGVVYSRDIGNNMLTGYSISDFGGQTDDRKSTRGMVFYLNDNLITWVSQKQRCVALSSCETEFMAGTTSACQAVWLRNLLSKLTGEDMGPVILYISWA